A single region of the Fimbriimonadaceae bacterium genome encodes:
- a CDS encoding flagellar brake protein has product MSVRPESQLSQIAEMIGYFTMVLSCSIIGSYAWVTLRKRSQKATPTVGGTMRLRTVSGIYRARFLRETPEGWVFSAPIKRDVYVPLREGEAVTAECPTEHGVLLFRTHVISRENETHELILEKPKQANAHERRSQKRLRLNGISLTVEAIEGNLLDISEGGAKAVLPRRFANGDRVAVQLPWAESPTYAAVLETQVEDGRGMYSTRLVFEEPVKVQWSRLRFAVEA; this is encoded by the coding sequence ATGAGCGTCAGACCGGAGAGCCAACTTAGCCAGATAGCCGAGATGATCGGCTATTTCACTATGGTGCTCTCGTGCAGCATCATCGGTTCCTATGCGTGGGTCACGCTTCGCAAGCGCAGCCAAAAGGCAACGCCTACCGTTGGCGGGACAATGCGGCTCCGAACCGTCTCCGGCATTTATCGAGCCCGATTCCTACGTGAAACCCCCGAAGGCTGGGTTTTCTCAGCCCCCATCAAGCGCGACGTTTATGTCCCCCTCCGAGAAGGCGAAGCCGTCACTGCGGAGTGCCCCACCGAGCACGGCGTGCTGTTGTTCCGAACCCATGTCATATCACGCGAGAACGAAACTCACGAACTGATCCTCGAAAAGCCCAAGCAGGCCAATGCTCACGAACGTCGCAGCCAGAAGCGGCTCCGACTGAATGGGATCTCACTTACTGTCGAAGCGATTGAAGGTAACTTGCTCGACATCTCCGAGGGCGGTGCTAAAGCTGTCCTGCCACGCCGCTTTGCAAATGGCGACCGCGTTGCCGTCCAACTGCCCTGGGCCGAATCGCCCACCTACGCTGCCGTGCTGGAAACACAAGTCGAAGACGGACGAGGGATGTACTCCACCCGCCTCGTGTTTGAAGAGCCCGTCAAGGTTCAATGGTCGCGTTTGAGATTTGCCGTGGAGGCATAA